Within Desulfolithobacter dissulfuricans, the genomic segment ATGGAGTTGAGCAGCTCGCGGGGTGAGTTTCGGAAATCTTCTTCCAGCTCATTATCGCCAAAAAACTCCTCGTTGAAGGTGGTGATCAGGTTCAGGTGTCCCCACCGGGTCAGGTAGTAGATCACCAGCCGGGGCAGCGCGGTATAGATGGTTTCGTCGGGATCAGGATCGACCCAGCTCGAGGCCCGGAGCTTGTCCGTGCACAGGGTCTGGGACTTGTAAAAATTTTCCAGGAACATCAGCTCCGGCGGCAGCCGGACTATGATGCCGAACCAGTTGAGGACCTTGGCCAGCCGTTCCAGGAAGTACTTGCCCGAACGGATCACCGGGTAGGGAATGTAGATCTCCCGGGGCCGTTTGAGCTCCAGATAGGAGCGGATGGTGAGGATCAGTTCGGCCAGCTCCACCGGTTCCCGGTCGACGAAATGATAGGTCTCGCCCCGGAACTCGTCCCGGTTGTCCAGCACATGGTGGACAAAATAGGGTACCTTGTTGCAGTTGGTGTAGGAATGCTTGATCCCCCTCTTGGTGATCATGAAGGGCATGGCTTCATCGGCGATGGTGAAGAAGAGCCGGTGAAAACCCTGGATCTTGTGGTCATGTTCGCCATAGACAATGGCCAGCCGGATCACCGTATAGTCAAGTCCCCGGTGCTGGCCCATGAACTTGAGGGTCCGCTCGGACATGAGCTTTGACTTCGCGTAGTTGTTCAGGGTCGGCGACAGGGGCAGGTGGTCATCCTCGGTCAGGTTTTCGCCATTGGGCAGGGTGGCGGCCGAACTCATGTGGATGTAGGGGATATTGAGGGCCGTGCAGGCGCGGGCCAGGTTGACCGTGCCCAGGTAGTTGACCTCGAAAGCCAGCTGGGCATCGGAATCCAGGGCGGCGATGGCGGTGTTGATGACAAAATCCGGCTTGACCCGGCGCAGGTAGGTTCTGATATCCTCGGAGTTCCGGATGGAGAGCTTCTTGGAACTGGGGGCCCGGATCTCGATATCATCCGGCGTCTTGGTCTTGAAATAGTGCGCAAGAGTGCCGCCGATCAGGCCGGAGCCGCCGATCAGGACCCCGAGCCGTTTTTCCTGGACCTCGATGATGGGCCGCCTCTGGACGGTATCTGTTTTTTTTATCTCTGTTGTCATGGCATACCTGTGAATTTCCAAATATAGCATAATAATAGCGCATTTCCACAGTATTTTATACCCACCTGTTCTCCCTGTCCCCCGGGCAGGTATCTTGACGGAGGGTGGCGGATCGAATATATTTTCATTTTTTCGTATTTTTTGGATTTGAGAAGGAACTGGATCAGGATTCCTGGTCCCAGACGTAGTGAAGGAGGGAATTATTTTGAGTGGCAAGGCAATTACCGTAAACGAGGATGGATCCTTAAACGTACCCGAAAGCCCGGTTATCCCTTTTATCGAGGGGGATGGCATTGGTCCCGACATCTGGGCCGTGACCCGCAAGGTGATCGATGCGGCGGTGGAAAAATGCTATGGGGGCGACAGGAAGATCGACTGGCTCGAGGTCTATGCCGGTGAAAAGGCAGTGGAAAAGACTGGCGAGTGGCTGCCCGAGTCCACCCTTGAGGCCATCCGCAAGTACATTGTCGCTATCAAGGGCCCGTTGACCACCCCGGTGGGCGAGGGCATGCGCTCGCTCAACGTGACCCTGCGCCAGGTGCTGGATCTCTATGCCTGTGTCCGGCCGGTACGTTATTTCCAGGGCGTGGTCAGTCCGGTCAAAACCCCGGAAAAGGTCAACATGGTGGTTTTCCGGGAAAATACCGAGGACGTCTATGCCGGTATCGAGTGGCAGGCCGGCTCGCCGGAGGCCGACAAGGTGATCGACTTTCTGCAAAAAGAGATGGGAGCGGACGTCCGCGACGGCTCCGGTATCGGTATCAAGCCGATCTCGGAGTTCGGCACCAAGCGGCTGGTTCGCAAGGCCATCCAGTACGCCATTGATCAGAACCGCAGCT encodes:
- the icd gene encoding isocitrate dehydrogenase (NADP(+)), with the protein product MSGKAITVNEDGSLNVPESPVIPFIEGDGIGPDIWAVTRKVIDAAVEKCYGGDRKIDWLEVYAGEKAVEKTGEWLPESTLEAIRKYIVAIKGPLTTPVGEGMRSLNVTLRQVLDLYACVRPVRYFQGVVSPVKTPEKVNMVVFRENTEDVYAGIEWQAGSPEADKVIDFLQKEMGADVRDGSGIGIKPISEFGTKRLVRKAIQYAIDQNRSSVTLVHKGNIMKYTEGAFRNWGYELARDEFGDVTISEDEMWEKFDGKQPEGKILIKDRIADAMFQQILLRPDEYSVLAMPNLNGDYMSDALAAQVGGLGMAPGANIGDGYALFEATHGTAPKYAGQDKVNPGSLLLSGVMMLEYLGWQEPVDMIQRALSTTISNKTVTYDLARQMEGATKLSCSAFGDAIIGNM
- a CDS encoding NAD-dependent epimerase/dehydratase family protein — its product is MTTEIKKTDTVQRRPIIEVQEKRLGVLIGGSGLIGGTLAHYFKTKTPDDIEIRAPSSKKLSIRNSEDIRTYLRRVKPDFVINTAIAALDSDAQLAFEVNYLGTVNLARACTALNIPYIHMSSAATLPNGENLTEDDHLPLSPTLNNYAKSKLMSERTLKFMGQHRGLDYTVIRLAIVYGEHDHKIQGFHRLFFTIADEAMPFMITKRGIKHSYTNCNKVPYFVHHVLDNRDEFRGETYHFVDREPVELAELILTIRSYLELKRPREIYIPYPVIRSGKYFLERLAKVLNWFGIIVRLPPELMFLENFYKSQTLCTDKLRASSWVDPDPDETIYTALPRLVIYYLTRWGHLNLITTFNEEFFGDNELEEDFRNSPRELLNSIHEDSTAPFYDILDQDTRPRN